The following are from one region of the Gloeomargarita lithophora Alchichica-D10 genome:
- a CDS encoding BrnT family toxin: MEFEWNPDKAKLNLEKHDVSFHEAATVFNDPLSVTFPDPDHSIGENRYVIIGISRFSQLLVIAHTDRGEKVRIISARKTTRLERKFYEEGN; the protein is encoded by the coding sequence ATGGAATTTGAATGGAATCCAGATAAAGCAAAACTAAACCTAGAAAAGCATGATGTTTCCTTTCACGAGGCCGCAACTGTATTTAATGACCCCCTCTCCGTAACCTTCCCTGATCCGGATCATTCCATCGGAGAAAATCGCTATGTTATTATTGGTATCTCTAGGTTTAGCCAACTTTTAGTCATTGCCCATACGGATCGAGGAGAAAAAGTACGCATTATTAGTGCCCGAAAAACAACCCGGCTAGAAAGGAAGTTTTATGAAGAAGGAAATTGA
- a CDS encoding anti-sigma factor family protein: MQITRPESPDRFELLSAYLDGEASPEEQALVAHWLATDPEAQRVYQQLISIHELCQDLPVPASGVSADQMVTGVITKITHRARKRLAWSGIIVAASALVGGVVSGLIWRSPTPEFAQQSPSPQTPTAATLRNPGRALQITLEQPPVVIPVQVRQQVRD; encoded by the coding sequence ATGCAAATCACCCGTCCTGAATCCCCTGACCGTTTTGAACTCCTGAGTGCCTACCTGGATGGCGAGGCCAGCCCCGAAGAGCAAGCCCTGGTGGCGCACTGGCTGGCGACCGACCCGGAAGCCCAGCGGGTCTATCAGCAGTTAATTAGCATCCACGAACTCTGCCAGGATTTGCCCGTCCCTGCTTCCGGGGTTTCCGCCGACCAGATGGTAACGGGAGTGATCACCAAAATTACCCACCGTGCCCGCAAGCGATTGGCCTGGAGCGGAATCATCGTGGCCGCTTCGGCTTTGGTTGGCGGCGTGGTTTCCGGTTTGATTTGGCGCTCACCCACCCCGGAATTTGCCCAGCAGTCCCCGTCTCCTCAAACGCCGACCGCCGCCACCCTACGCAACCCCGGTCGGGCGTTGCAAATTACCCTAGAGCAACCGCCGGTGGTGATCCCAGTGCAGGTACGCCAGCAGGTGCGGGACTAG
- a CDS encoding sigma-70 family RNA polymerase sigma factor: MHPTLSADWSHFQVPPVPVGKLSTEELVCRCQQGFQPDRAAFTELVRRHQTHVERILYHLASDWNDRADLVQEVWVRAYRHIKRLQDPSKFRSWLSRIATNLFYDELRRRKRHQATISLDAPRQIGHTEIEWDIACDGPGPSDDLATQEFYDRLKRAIADLPEVFRTTIILRELDGLAYEEIAEITGASLGTVKSRIARARARLQMELKPYLDS; this comes from the coding sequence ATGCATCCGACATTGTCCGCCGACTGGTCCCATTTCCAGGTACCGCCCGTGCCCGTGGGCAAACTGTCAACCGAAGAACTGGTATGCCGTTGCCAACAGGGGTTTCAACCTGATCGAGCCGCCTTTACGGAACTGGTGCGTCGTCATCAGACCCATGTGGAGCGGATTTTGTACCATTTGGCTTCGGACTGGAATGACCGGGCTGACCTGGTACAGGAGGTTTGGGTGCGAGCCTACCGTCATATTAAGCGACTTCAAGACCCTAGCAAGTTTAGGAGTTGGTTAAGCCGGATCGCCACCAACCTTTTTTATGATGAACTCCGCCGCCGCAAACGCCACCAAGCCACCATTTCCCTGGATGCGCCCCGGCAAATTGGCCATACGGAAATCGAGTGGGACATTGCCTGTGATGGCCCTGGCCCTAGCGATGACCTGGCGACCCAGGAATTTTATGACCGGCTCAAACGTGCCATTGCTGACCTGCCGGAGGTGTTTCGCACCACCATTATCCTGCGGGAGTTGGATGGCCTGGCCTACGAGGAAATTGCCGAAATCACCGGGGCTTCCCTGGGGACGGTGAAATCCCGCATTGCCCGTGCCCGTGCCCGGTTACAGATGGAGTTGAAGCCTTACCTGGATAGCTAG